GATTTCATCAATATCAGTGCCTAAAAGTTCCAGGAGGGTGGCTGATAGTTCATCCTTTTTGATCCACATGGGAAGATAAGAAAACTCAGTCCTTATATCTATAATATTTCCATTCTCATCAAATTCAACCACAGCCAGGTCTGTGTTTGCTCCGCCAATATCAAAACCTGCAATTTTCAATTAATCACCTTTAAATAAAGAGAATTTCCCATTTATCAATTAATCACCTTTAAATGGAGGCGATTTCCAGTTTTCTGGATTTCTATCTCTCTTTCCAGGCTGAATTCCCTGGGAAGTTGACCCTGTACAGTCTGAACTATAGCTTCCCCTAAATTAAAGCTGAGCATGTTTCTAAGAGCCACGTAGGGTGTGGTTATCCGGGAGTTAATCTCAACCAGATGCACCTTATCATCACCCAGGATCATGTCCACACCAACATAACCTTTCAATCCCCTAATGGATTCAACAGCCTTTTTAGCTATTTTTTTAGCCTCATCCTCCAATGGATGGGTCATGGGAACTTTTCCACCATTATATTGTATCACACCATTCTCGGTACTGATATTCTGTTGATTTAAACTAATTGGAATGGCTTTTTTACCGTTACTGAGCAAACTTACACTGGCACTCGCCCCTTCAATGTAATCCTGCACCAGGAAGTAAGGAAGGCTACTTACCTCTCTCACTTTCCGGGTAGCATTTTTAAAAGAGTCTTCAGAATCCACGATCTGTACTGCGGAACAGGACACCCCATCTGCAGGTTTAACCACTTTTTTAGTGCCTGAAATCCCCTGCCCATACAGTCCAATATCTTCCCATGCAACCCTGTGGGTGGGGATGACTGGAACCACATCTTCCAGAATATTGTAGGTGAGGTATTTATCAGAACAAATGCGTACTGCATCTGAATCTGATCCCACCACCCGAACACCATTTTTCTCAATGAGTCGTGTTAATCCACATAGTATAAAATCTTCTTCAGGAGCTATGGGTAAACAAAAGTCAAACTGAGAGATATTATTAGAGATCCATTCATCAATAGCTCCTTCTGTAACTATTGGTTTGCATCTGCTTCCTTCAATTACATCAATATTTTTGGAGATAAGGTAGCTGGCTGGTAAACGTTCCAGGTCGCAGGTAAGACCACGGAGCATGGCCTTGCCCTCCGCAGTTAAGGCAGGGTCTTTGATCCCCATTGCACTGGTGTATTCAAAAATTAGAAGGTTCAAGATCTTCCAACTCCCTTAAAGACCACACCACCCTTTTGGAAGAGTTCTCTGTCAAGAATAGGTCGCGTGCATATCAACAATCCATTTTTTATCATATCTGGTTTGATGTTCCGATAGAGATCATGATCAGTTACCAAAACCACAGCATCACAGGCCAGGGCAGTTTCCAAGTCTACGATCTGAGCCCCCCATGATTTAATGATATCCGGGGATACATAGGGATCATTAACCATAACTTCCGCACCTTTACTGATTAATTCCTCAATTAATGGTTTTGCAGGTGTTTCCCTGGCATCGGCAACGTTTCCCTTGTAAGCCACGCCTAAAATTCCAATTTTAGACCCTTGAATATTTTTACCAACATCTTTCAAGGCTCCCGCCACTATGCGGGCAACTTCCCCAGGCATGTTTTCATTAACCTGTCTGGAAGTCTGGATGAGGGGTGTTTCCACTCCCATTTCCCGTGCAATTTCCACTATGAAGTAGGGGTCTATGGAAAGGCAGTGCCCACCTACACCAGGCCCAGGTGTGTGTATGTTCACCCGGGGATGATGATTAGCAGCCTGGATGGCTTCAATGGCATCCACTCCTAAAACATCACATACTAAAGCCAGTTCATTGGCCAGGGCGATATTAGTATCCCGGTAGGTGTTTTCCATTAGTTTAACCATTTCTGCTGTCACCAGGTCCGGTACCATTATGATCTCGCCATTTGTAATACGTTTGTAG
The Methanobacterium sp. DNA segment above includes these coding regions:
- a CDS encoding ATP-grasp domain-containing protein, translating into MNLLIFEYTSAMGIKDPALTAEGKAMLRGLTCDLERLPASYLISKNIDVIEGSRCKPIVTEGAIDEWISNNISQFDFCLPIAPEEDFILCGLTRLIEKNGVRVVGSDSDAVRICSDKYLTYNILEDVVPVIPTHRVAWEDIGLYGQGISGTKKVVKPADGVSCSAVQIVDSEDSFKNATRKVREVSSLPYFLVQDYIEGASASVSLLSNGKKAIPISLNQQNISTENGVIQYNGGKVPMTHPLEDEAKKIAKKAVESIRGLKGYVGVDMILGDDKVHLVEINSRITTPYVALRNMLSFNLGEAIVQTVQGQLPREFSLEREIEIQKTGNRLHLKVIN
- a CDS encoding nucleotide sugar dehydrogenase, whose protein sequence is MIKENSPIAIFGLGHMGLPTAALLAKSGLKVVGVDINNETVEMVNSGRSPIMEPGLEEMVEKAVGNNCLSATNDTLSAVRAVKIIMIIVPTPVDDDKKSDLSAVISASKSISEGLKKNDLVIIESTVPPGTCENMIIPLLEESGLKAGCDFKVAYTPERALPNNTLYEMTHNARVIGGINFESTKMAASLYKRITNGEIIMVPDLVTAEMVKLMENTYRDTNIALANELALVCDVLGVDAIEAIQAANHHPRVNIHTPGPGVGGHCLSIDPYFIVEIAREMGVETPLIQTSRQVNENMPGEVARIVAGALKDVGKNIQGSKIGILGVAYKGNVADARETPAKPLIEELISKGAEVMVNDPYVSPDIIKSWGAQIVDLETALACDAVVLVTDHDLYRNIKPDMIKNGLLICTRPILDRELFQKGGVVFKGVGRS